In Salinigranum marinum, one DNA window encodes the following:
- a CDS encoding amidohydrolase family protein, giving the protein MEKFEGTVLAGESFEPLRGRVVVEDGRIEAVERTETTSTDIVLPAFVNAHTHVGDSVAKDAAVGLSLDEAVAPPDSLKHRRLAAADRTALVTAMRRTLRLMERTGTAAFLDFRESGIDGARALREAASGREIEPFVFGSEDTAVLAIADGFGASGANDDDFAAQRAAARDAGVPFAIHAGEPDATDIHPALDLEPDLLVHMVHADASHLERVASQSVPVAVCPRTNRVLDVGRPPIRDLLDHTTVALGTDNVMLNPPSMFREMAYTATGFDVSAEEVLRMATTAGAEIAGLDCGVVEPGRRAALLVLDGASDNLAGTADPVEAVVRRATGLDVKRVVL; this is encoded by the coding sequence ATGGAGAAGTTCGAGGGAACGGTTCTCGCCGGCGAGTCGTTCGAACCACTGCGTGGCCGCGTCGTCGTCGAGGACGGACGAATCGAGGCCGTCGAGCGAACAGAGACGACCTCCACGGACATCGTGTTGCCCGCGTTCGTCAACGCGCACACGCACGTCGGGGACTCGGTCGCGAAGGACGCCGCCGTCGGGCTCTCGCTGGACGAGGCTGTCGCCCCGCCCGACAGCTTGAAACACCGCCGCCTGGCCGCGGCCGACCGGACGGCGCTCGTGACCGCGATGCGTCGGACGCTTCGGTTGATGGAGCGGACGGGGACCGCGGCGTTCCTCGACTTCCGTGAGTCGGGGATCGACGGTGCCCGGGCGCTCCGCGAGGCCGCGAGCGGGAGGGAGATCGAGCCGTTCGTCTTCGGGAGCGAGGACACCGCCGTCCTCGCGATCGCCGACGGGTTCGGGGCGAGCGGCGCGAACGACGACGACTTCGCCGCGCAGCGTGCGGCGGCCCGGGACGCGGGCGTCCCGTTCGCCATCCATGCCGGGGAACCAGACGCGACGGACATCCACCCCGCGCTCGACCTGGAGCCGGACCTGCTCGTCCACATGGTCCACGCGGACGCGTCCCACCTCGAACGGGTCGCGTCGCAGTCGGTCCCCGTGGCCGTCTGCCCGCGGACGAACCGCGTGCTCGACGTCGGTCGCCCGCCGATCCGGGACCTGCTCGACCACACGACCGTCGCGCTGGGGACGGACAACGTCATGCTCAACCCGCCGTCGATGTTCCGGGAGATGGCGTACACGGCGACGGGGTTCGACGTGAGCGCCGAGGAGGTCCTCCGGATGGCGACGACGGCGGGTGCCGAGATTGCCGGCCTCGACTGCGGCGTTGTCGAGCCGGGGCGGCGGGCGGCGCTTCTCGTGCTGGACGGGGCGTCCGACAACCTCGCGGGCACCGCCGACCCGGTCGAGGCCGTGGTCCGCCGGGCGACGGGCCTCGACGTCAAGCGGGTGGTGCTCTGA
- a CDS encoding carbonic anhydrase, protein MSDGHLDSLLAGFDRRARGPTAVRSGTTESVLVVSCSMARCAYDASLWPLDPSRDVTAVTTLGNQTWDDHDGERGVSGSLAHLATECEPTAVVVVGHTACTVVADAYERYVAPAEATGTGIEARLDPLVSLVEDAVDAGLVDPSLPLRSARHRLVEYNIVRQVQFLTAELRPSVPVVGYVHDQDGAYRSFPGKHYLVTVDGETDGDAVRTRLPSDGSVPVASLLY, encoded by the coding sequence ATGAGCGACGGGCATCTCGACTCCCTGCTGGCGGGGTTCGACCGCCGGGCTCGGGGACCCACGGCCGTTCGTTCGGGGACGACAGAGTCCGTTCTCGTCGTCTCGTGTTCGATGGCCCGGTGTGCGTACGACGCCTCGCTCTGGCCGCTCGACCCGTCCCGGGACGTCACGGCGGTCACGACGCTCGGAAACCAGACCTGGGACGACCACGACGGCGAACGGGGAGTGAGCGGCAGCCTGGCCCATCTCGCGACCGAGTGCGAACCGACGGCGGTCGTCGTCGTCGGACACACGGCGTGTACCGTCGTCGCGGACGCGTACGAGCGGTACGTCGCACCCGCCGAGGCGACGGGGACCGGGATCGAGGCCCGACTCGATCCGCTCGTCTCACTCGTCGAGGACGCTGTCGACGCGGGTCTCGTCGACCCGTCGCTCCCGCTTCGGTCGGCACGGCACCGACTCGTCGAGTACAACATCGTTCGACAGGTCCAGTTCCTGACGGCGGAGCTTCGGCCGTCGGTCCCCGTCGTGGGGTACGTCCACGACCAGGACGGCGCGTACCGTTCGTTCCCGGGGAAACACTATCTGGTGACGGTCGACGGCGAGACCGACGGCGACGCGGTCCGCACACGACTCCCCAGCGACGGGTCAGTTCCCGTCGCGAGCCTCCTCTACTGA
- a CDS encoding proton-conducting transporter membrane subunit, producing MTGHDQPTTVGQLPNTTSQSSLAPRTFTRLVWALWLASLAVLVGRLVDPTSWTLAGVVAIDGLTVVMWVAVTFFSGIVHSYSRRYLAGSRHVDRFFSRVFAFTLVVMVLVAADHVVLFGAAWLAMGLLMADLIGHVDGWPQAQAAAAVARRYFVASSALLAVSLGTLSWATGETTVSGVVASVDAVPPTLWLVAAGALLLAAMIQSALVPFHTWLLSSMTAPTPASALMHAGFVNAGGVLLLRFAPVVSVDPEFMLAVVVVGAISALSGKLLKSVQSDIKGQLGCSTVGQMGFMIMQAGLGFFGAALTHLVLHGFYKAYQFLSSGERVEQTSPTAERETHSIGVGGLLVTALTALAGGAVFAGLTGKGTSLDTGVLLTALVVLTTLHATREVLTRTGLSATVRFGAVPLVFLPAIAVYALAYRLVTHLLAGLPVVTVATELTPVHGTVAAAFLVAYLAVESGVYRRSQRLYVALLNATQPSSETVLTSTEEYNEY from the coding sequence ATGACAGGACACGACCAGCCGACAACGGTGGGACAGCTTCCGAACACGACGTCGCAGTCTTCGCTCGCACCGCGGACGTTCACCCGACTCGTGTGGGCGCTGTGGCTCGCGAGTCTCGCGGTTCTCGTCGGCCGACTCGTTGACCCGACGTCGTGGACGCTGGCGGGAGTGGTCGCCATCGACGGCCTGACCGTGGTGATGTGGGTAGCGGTCACCTTCTTCAGCGGCATCGTCCACAGCTACTCACGGCGGTATCTGGCCGGGAGCCGGCACGTCGATCGGTTCTTCTCCCGCGTGTTCGCGTTCACCCTGGTCGTGATGGTCCTGGTCGCCGCCGACCACGTCGTGCTCTTCGGAGCGGCGTGGCTGGCGATGGGGCTCCTGATGGCCGACCTGATCGGGCACGTCGACGGCTGGCCGCAAGCGCAGGCCGCCGCCGCCGTCGCACGCCGGTACTTCGTCGCCAGCAGCGCCCTGCTGGCGGTCTCGCTCGGAACGCTCTCGTGGGCGACGGGCGAAACCACCGTCTCCGGCGTCGTCGCGAGCGTCGACGCCGTTCCGCCGACGCTCTGGCTCGTTGCCGCCGGCGCGCTCCTCCTGGCGGCGATGATACAGTCCGCGCTGGTCCCGTTTCACACGTGGCTGCTCTCCTCGATGACCGCCCCGACGCCAGCGTCGGCGCTGATGCACGCCGGGTTCGTCAACGCGGGCGGGGTCTTACTGCTCCGCTTCGCGCCGGTGGTCAGCGTCGACCCCGAGTTCATGCTGGCGGTCGTGGTCGTCGGCGCGATCAGCGCGCTGTCGGGGAAGCTCCTGAAGTCGGTCCAGTCGGACATCAAGGGGCAACTCGGCTGTTCGACGGTGGGGCAGATGGGGTTCATGATCATGCAGGCGGGGCTCGGCTTCTTCGGTGCCGCGCTCACCCACCTCGTCCTCCACGGCTTCTACAAGGCCTACCAGTTCCTCTCGTCGGGCGAGCGGGTCGAGCAGACGAGCCCGACGGCCGAGCGCGAGACGCACTCGATCGGCGTCGGCGGCCTCCTCGTCACGGCGCTGACCGCACTCGCGGGGGGCGCGGTGTTCGCCGGGCTCACGGGCAAGGGAACGAGCCTCGACACTGGAGTGCTGTTGACGGCACTCGTCGTGCTGACGACGTTACACGCGACCCGCGAGGTCCTCACGCGGACCGGGCTTTCGGCCACGGTCCGGTTCGGTGCCGTGCCGCTCGTGTTCCTGCCCGCGATCGCCGTCTACGCGCTCGCGTACCGCCTCGTCACACATCTCCTGGCCGGACTGCCCGTCGTCACGGTGGCGACCGAACTGACCCCCGTCCACGGCACCGTGGCCGCCGCGTTCCTCGTCGCGTACCTCGCCGTCGAGAGCGGGGTCTACCGGCGGAGCCAGCGGCTGTACGTGGCGCTTCTGAACGCGACCCAGCCCTCATCCGAAACCGTCCTGACGTCCACGGAGGAGTACAATGAGTACTGA
- a CDS encoding DUF2309 domain-containing protein codes for MSTEQQIHDRIERAASTVGAVWPLHSFVTANPLAGFEDRPFHEAVAAAERLVGGDGYPSADVFRRAWEAGQIDPETLAIELSEHGYDAAPEALLDHMEKTETPVDTDPDTDPDTDIDADAAEETPTDRVDRLLTKWLAAFLDQGQAEWPMPNREEGFYGAFRAVARHDREIPGRGAIADLPDDPVDSIERVLADRPANRWDAVFEHHLAALPGWTGLLKQRSAAGDGWQSAYPITLAGYLAVRLALAELVGAPIEPPADDADAAAAGEAADGDAAPLPEAWLTAWEATYREELVDAVTDASASLSDTGGDGRPDAQLVFCIDTRSEIVRRHIEATGAYETHGYAGFFGVPMRYEGYGTDLTVDACPPILDAQHRIVDRPTDGADDERASYDGWSRLLDAGRAVVHSLKSNAATAFSFVESAGSGYGAALAARTLLPARVYDFLGAADERAPSTHEFCTPTVDHDHDAAGELPLGLTLAERVEYAATAFELMGWEEFARVVVFAGHASQTANNPFGSSLDCGACAGNPGGPSARVLATICNQEAVRDGLRDRGFDLPGDTVFVAGEHNTTTDEVTLYTGDVPESHYEDVERLREDLATARAGAAAERAESMGAAGAGVRDTERRAADWAETRPEWGLAGNAAFVVGPRALTADLDLDGRSFLHSYDWATDTEGDALEAIMAGPMVVTQWINAQYYFASVDTAVYGSGSKVTHNPVGNVGVYQGNGGDLMTGLPLQSLMAADDDLYHQPLRLSTVIHAPVDRVTEILSRQADLAELLDNGWLSLTVVDPTQNHDAFHYDGELQWTAVRPDEPIADSAVSMNAPSVADD; via the coding sequence ATGAGTACTGAACAGCAGATTCACGATCGCATCGAACGCGCGGCGAGTACGGTCGGAGCGGTCTGGCCGCTCCACTCGTTCGTGACGGCCAACCCGCTCGCCGGCTTCGAAGACCGGCCGTTCCACGAGGCCGTCGCGGCGGCCGAACGGCTGGTGGGCGGCGACGGCTACCCGAGCGCGGACGTGTTCCGTCGGGCCTGGGAGGCCGGCCAGATCGATCCCGAGACCCTCGCGATCGAGCTGTCCGAACACGGCTACGACGCGGCTCCGGAGGCGCTCCTCGACCACATGGAGAAAACGGAGACGCCGGTGGACACCGACCCCGACACCGACCCCGACACCGACATCGACGCCGATGCCGCCGAGGAGACCCCGACGGACCGGGTCGACCGGCTCCTGACGAAGTGGTTGGCGGCGTTCCTCGACCAGGGGCAGGCGGAGTGGCCGATGCCGAACCGCGAGGAGGGCTTTTACGGCGCGTTCCGCGCGGTGGCCCGCCACGACCGCGAGATCCCCGGCCGGGGGGCGATCGCCGACCTGCCCGACGACCCCGTCGACAGTATCGAGAGAGTGCTCGCCGACCGGCCGGCCAACCGGTGGGACGCGGTCTTCGAGCACCACCTCGCTGCGCTACCCGGCTGGACGGGGCTGCTCAAACAGCGGAGCGCGGCCGGCGACGGCTGGCAGTCGGCGTACCCGATCACGCTCGCGGGCTATCTGGCGGTCCGCCTGGCGCTCGCGGAGCTGGTCGGCGCGCCTATCGAGCCGCCGGCCGACGACGCGGACGCCGCTGCCGCCGGCGAAGCCGCCGACGGGGACGCGGCTCCGCTCCCCGAAGCCTGGCTGACCGCGTGGGAGGCGACCTACCGCGAGGAGCTGGTCGACGCCGTCACGGACGCGAGTGCCTCGCTGTCCGACACCGGAGGCGACGGCCGTCCGGACGCACAGCTCGTCTTCTGTATCGACACGCGGTCGGAGATCGTCCGCCGCCACATCGAGGCTACGGGCGCGTACGAGACACACGGCTACGCCGGCTTCTTCGGCGTTCCCATGCGCTACGAGGGGTACGGGACGGACCTGACCGTCGACGCCTGCCCGCCGATCCTCGACGCCCAACACCGCATCGTCGACCGGCCGACCGACGGGGCCGACGACGAGCGGGCCAGTTACGACGGCTGGTCGAGGCTCCTCGACGCCGGGAGGGCGGTCGTCCACTCGCTCAAATCGAACGCCGCGACCGCGTTCAGCTTCGTCGAGAGCGCCGGGAGCGGCTACGGTGCCGCGCTGGCGGCCCGGACGCTCCTCCCGGCCCGGGTGTACGACTTCCTCGGCGCGGCCGACGAGCGCGCACCGAGCACCCACGAGTTCTGTACGCCGACGGTCGACCACGACCACGACGCCGCGGGGGAGCTTCCGCTCGGTCTCACGCTCGCGGAGCGGGTCGAGTACGCCGCGACCGCCTTCGAGCTGATGGGATGGGAGGAGTTCGCGCGCGTCGTCGTGTTCGCCGGCCACGCCAGCCAGACGGCGAACAACCCGTTCGGGTCGAGTCTCGACTGCGGTGCCTGTGCCGGCAACCCCGGCGGGCCGAGCGCCCGCGTCCTCGCGACGATCTGTAACCAGGAGGCGGTCAGAGATGGGCTCCGTGACCGTGGGTTCGACCTCCCGGGGGACACCGTCTTCGTCGCCGGCGAGCACAACACGACGACCGACGAGGTGACGCTCTACACCGGCGACGTCCCCGAGAGTCACTACGAAGACGTCGAACGGCTCCGCGAGGACCTCGCTACCGCACGCGCCGGTGCGGCCGCCGAACGCGCCGAGTCGATGGGCGCGGCGGGTGCCGGCGTCCGCGACACCGAGCGCCGCGCCGCCGACTGGGCCGAGACCCGTCCGGAGTGGGGGTTGGCCGGCAACGCCGCCTTCGTCGTCGGGCCGCGCGCGCTGACCGCCGACCTGGACCTCGACGGCCGCTCGTTCCTCCACTCGTACGACTGGGCGACCGACACCGAGGGCGACGCGCTGGAGGCGATCATGGCCGGGCCGATGGTCGTCACCCAGTGGATCAACGCGCAGTACTACTTCGCGTCCGTCGACACCGCCGTCTACGGGAGCGGGTCGAAGGTGACCCACAACCCCGTCGGCAACGTCGGGGTCTACCAGGGGAACGGGGGCGATCTGATGACCGGCCTGCCGCTCCAGTCGCTGATGGCCGCGGACGACGACCTCTACCACCAGCCCCTACGGCTCTCGACCGTGATCCACGCGCCCGTCGACCGCGTGACGGAGATCCTCTCGCGGCAGGCGGACCTCGCCGAACTGCTCGACAACGGGTGGCTCTCGTTGACCGTCGTCGATCCCACCCAGAACCACGACGCGTTCCACTACGACGGCGAACTGCAGTGGACGGCCGTTCGTCCCGACGAGCCGATCGCCGACAGCGCCGTGTCGATGAACGCGCCCTCGGTCGCCGACGACTGA
- a CDS encoding DUF7511 domain-containing protein — MSAIEPSEQSQSTHLEELPQFDLEYLFDDDDSPTEVTVFADDPEALSTQWITVDRNCAVPLEEVR; from the coding sequence ATGAGCGCCATTGAACCGTCGGAACAGAGCCAGTCTACCCACCTCGAGGAACTCCCGCAGTTCGATCTCGAATACCTCTTCGACGACGACGACAGCCCAACGGAGGTGACAGTCTTCGCCGACGACCCCGAAGCGCTCTCGACGCAGTGGATCACTGTCGACCGCAACTGCGCGGTGCCCCTCGAAGAGGTCCGCTGA
- a CDS encoding alpha/beta hydrolase, whose translation MSPAARGGSHPRPRLVGRPSKFDYSRVTVSFDSAGDACTGWLYRPDRPADPPVVVMAGGIALPREVLRPLAERFAERGYAVFLFDYRGIGDSEGTPRGLLSPARAVTDWEEAVARVRDLDGVDTNRVVLWGHSLGGAYALSAAADDPRVRAVVALGPVLSGSALLRARPFPDVLRALLAGVRDRVQGVLPRVGPHTVPAVGDDAELAVVSDTGVRGSYRRLAPVPDVPARSFLALARYTAPVEEVACPTLFVAGSYDDVGDAEAVEAAVADRADATLVRVPATHLDLLDDEGALGHTLVFLDGVL comes from the coding sequence GTGAGTCCCGCCGCACGAGGGGGGTCCCATCCCCGTCCCCGACTCGTCGGCCGCCCATCGAAGTTCGACTACTCGCGGGTCACCGTCAGCTTCGACAGCGCGGGCGACGCGTGCACGGGGTGGCTCTACCGCCCCGACCGCCCCGCCGACCCGCCGGTCGTCGTGATGGCCGGCGGGATCGCCCTGCCGCGGGAGGTGTTGCGGCCGCTCGCGGAGCGGTTCGCCGAGCGCGGCTACGCGGTGTTCCTCTTCGACTACCGTGGGATCGGCGACAGCGAGGGGACGCCGCGCGGACTGCTCTCGCCCGCCCGGGCGGTCACCGACTGGGAGGAGGCCGTCGCACGCGTCCGTGACCTCGACGGCGTCGACACGAATCGGGTCGTGCTCTGGGGCCACTCGCTCGGCGGCGCGTACGCCCTCTCGGCGGCGGCCGACGACCCCCGCGTGCGGGCGGTCGTCGCGCTCGGTCCCGTCCTGTCGGGGTCGGCGCTCCTCCGCGCGCGGCCCTTCCCGGACGTCCTCCGGGCGCTCCTCGCCGGCGTCCGCGACCGCGTGCAGGGCGTTCTCCCCCGCGTCGGTCCCCACACCGTCCCTGCCGTCGGCGACGACGCCGAACTCGCCGTCGTCTCCGACACGGGCGTTCGCGGCTCGTACCGGCGACTCGCTCCCGTCCCGGACGTGCCCGCCCGCTCGTTCCTCGCCCTCGCACGCTACACCGCTCCCGTCGAGGAGGTCGCCTGCCCCACGCTGTTCGTCGCCGGGAGCTACGACGACGTCGGCGACGCCGAGGCGGTCGAAGCCGCGGTAGCCGACCGCGCCGACGCGACGCTCGTCCGCGTCCCCGCGACCCACCTCGACCTCCTCGACGACGAGGGCGCACTCGGGCATACGCTGGTCTTCCTCGACGGCGTCCTCTGA
- a CDS encoding glutamate-cysteine ligase family protein, which produces MSAYESEPRRRSIEVEYWVIDDEGRLVEPGELVDAAAGAEREFVAPLLELKTTPCATTRELREELFDTVGRVLRRADELGKALVPLATPVSADGIAELPSERTRVQNRVVGEPFEYVRHCAGTHIHVEQQPGHEIDQLNTLIALDPALALVNSSPYFEGRRLGPGARSKLYRRMGYDDVPHQGWLWSYVDDADEWDRRLERRYEDFVTAAVEAGIDRRTVEAHFDPESAIWTPVQLRPAFGTVEWRSPDAALPSRIVRLADEVAATVGHLGDVDVRIDGETGRVSDDEVVLPTFDAVLGYVDAALEEGLDSAPLRSYLDRMGFDVAAYEPVSHEIDGREPVSAEEARRLRLDHAARLERDVLQARSVHGD; this is translated from the coding sequence GTGTCAGCATACGAATCGGAACCGAGACGGCGGAGCATCGAGGTCGAATACTGGGTGATCGACGACGAGGGGCGGCTCGTCGAACCGGGCGAACTCGTCGACGCGGCGGCGGGGGCCGAACGAGAGTTCGTCGCGCCGTTGCTGGAGCTCAAGACGACGCCGTGTGCGACCACACGGGAGTTGCGCGAGGAGCTGTTCGATACCGTCGGGCGCGTCCTGCGGCGGGCCGACGAACTCGGCAAGGCGCTCGTCCCGCTCGCCACGCCGGTGAGCGCCGACGGAATCGCGGAACTCCCGAGCGAGCGAACCCGGGTGCAGAACCGCGTCGTCGGCGAGCCCTTCGAGTACGTGCGCCACTGCGCCGGGACGCACATCCACGTCGAACAACAGCCGGGACACGAGATCGACCAGTTGAACACGCTGATCGCGCTCGACCCCGCGCTGGCGCTGGTCAACTCCTCGCCGTACTTCGAGGGGCGACGGCTGGGTCCCGGCGCGCGGTCGAAGCTCTACCGCCGGATGGGTTACGACGACGTCCCCCACCAGGGCTGGCTGTGGTCGTACGTCGACGACGCCGACGAGTGGGACCGGCGGCTCGAACGGCGCTACGAGGACTTCGTGACGGCGGCGGTCGAGGCGGGTATCGATCGCCGCACCGTCGAGGCGCACTTCGACCCGGAGAGCGCGATCTGGACACCCGTCCAGCTCAGGCCGGCGTTCGGCACGGTCGAGTGGCGCTCGCCGGACGCCGCCCTCCCGAGTCGGATCGTCCGACTGGCCGACGAGGTGGCCGCGACCGTCGGACACCTCGGCGATGTCGACGTGCGGATCGACGGCGAGACCGGCCGCGTGAGCGACGACGAGGTCGTCCTGCCGACGTTCGATGCCGTCCTCGGCTACGTCGACGCCGCACTCGAGGAGGGACTCGACTCCGCACCGCTCCGGTCGTACCTCGATCGGATGGGGTTCGACGTCGCGGCGTACGAGCCCGTCTCCCACGAGATCGACGGACGGGAGCCGGTTTCGGCCGAAGAAGCCCGCCGACTCCGACTCGACCACGCGGCGCGGCTCGAACGCGACGTGTTACAGGCGCGATCGGTTCACGGTGACTGA
- a CDS encoding TIGR00300 family protein: protein MTASRTVELEGHIIDSGMMQQAFGIVMDMGGNFDVEEFEVGTHKEAESYCRMAVFADSDSELQEILHELHQIGANLTDPVDAHLEPAPADRVVPTGFYSTTNHPTQVRYDGEWVDVENIEMDCAIVVEDGDEPRAYTKVLNAIREDDMVVTDEAGIRVDPPERPRDSSGPFGFMQGGVSSERPSESLIRQVAEAMHTTKAEGGKILVVTGPALIHAGAGDELARLVREGYVDMLSAGNGFAVHDIERGLYGTSLGMDMETLEHPRKGHKHHIYTISEVIRAGGIGDAVNDGLIREGVMYECVENDVPYVLAGSIRDDGPLPDTITDSVEAQNAIREQAHEADMVLMLSTLLHSVAVGNCLSSTTRVVCVDINPATVTQLLDRGSSQAIGMVTDIGTFVPTLAAEVLGEPTDDDDTDAVDAVTEANTDDD from the coding sequence ATGACAGCCTCCCGCACGGTCGAACTCGAAGGCCACATCATCGACTCGGGGATGATGCAACAGGCCTTTGGCATCGTCATGGACATGGGCGGCAACTTCGACGTCGAGGAGTTCGAGGTCGGCACCCACAAGGAGGCGGAGTCGTACTGCCGGATGGCGGTGTTCGCCGACTCCGACTCGGAGTTACAGGAGATCCTCCACGAACTCCACCAGATCGGCGCGAACCTCACCGACCCCGTCGACGCCCACCTCGAACCCGCCCCCGCGGACCGCGTCGTCCCCACCGGCTTCTACTCGACGACGAACCACCCGACGCAGGTCCGATACGACGGCGAGTGGGTCGACGTCGAGAACATCGAGATGGACTGTGCGATCGTCGTCGAGGACGGCGACGAACCCCGCGCGTACACGAAGGTTCTCAACGCGATCCGCGAGGACGACATGGTCGTCACCGACGAGGCCGGGATCCGCGTCGATCCGCCGGAGCGCCCCCGCGACTCGTCGGGGCCGTTCGGCTTCATGCAGGGCGGCGTCTCCTCCGAGCGCCCCTCCGAGTCCCTGATCCGACAGGTCGCCGAGGCGATGCACACCACGAAAGCGGAGGGAGGGAAGATTCTCGTCGTGACCGGCCCGGCGCTCATTCACGCCGGCGCGGGCGACGAACTCGCGCGCCTGGTCCGAGAGGGGTACGTCGACATGCTCTCGGCGGGCAACGGCTTCGCCGTCCACGACATCGAGCGCGGGCTGTACGGCACCTCGCTCGGGATGGACATGGAGACGCTCGAACACCCCCGCAAGGGGCACAAACACCACATCTACACGATCAGCGAGGTGATCCGCGCCGGTGGCATCGGCGACGCAGTGAACGACGGGCTCATCCGCGAGGGCGTGATGTACGAGTGCGTCGAGAACGACGTCCCGTACGTGCTCGCGGGGTCGATCCGCGACGACGGCCCCCTGCCCGACACGATCACCGACTCGGTCGAGGCGCAGAACGCCATCCGCGAGCAGGCCCACGAGGCCGACATGGTGCTCATGCTCTCGACCCTGCTGCACTCGGTCGCCGTCGGTAACTGCCTCTCCTCGACCACGAGAGTCGTCTGCGTCGACATCAACCCCGCGACCGTCACCCAGTTGCTCGACCGGGGCAGTTCGCAGGCCATCGGCATGGTGACCGACATCGGCACGTTCGTCCCGACGCTCGCCGCGGAGGTGCTCGGCGAGCCGACTGACGACGACGACACGGACGCCGTCGACGCCGTGACCGAAGCGAACACCGACGACGACTGA
- a CDS encoding NAD(P)-dependent oxidoreductase has protein sequence MDIVVTGGRGQSGRWIVERLAADHAVTCLDRDHPGADGHSAVDYRALDLTDPGGVFDVLTEIDPDAVVHWAAIPVAGTRPGVETYRNNTLAAHNVLTAAGRVGARVVQASSDGAYGFFFAAETPVPDHLPVSEEHALRPEDAYGLSKVVAEEIGKTVARRDGVGVASLRPSWIQIPGDYPCRDDDYVSDLAAGAGNYWSYVDVRDVVDLVEAALTGEVRGHQAFNCVGPDNALGRPLRELVAEQYGEVPTDCSVTGDAAAYDTSKATELLGWEPTRSWRDAADETVSPPEV, from the coding sequence ATGGATATCGTCGTCACGGGCGGTCGCGGCCAGTCGGGACGGTGGATCGTCGAGCGGCTCGCGGCCGACCACGCGGTCACCTGTCTCGACCGCGACCACCCCGGAGCGGACGGTCACTCGGCGGTCGACTACCGGGCGCTGGACCTGACCGACCCCGGTGGCGTCTTCGACGTGCTCACCGAGATCGACCCCGACGCCGTGGTCCACTGGGCGGCCATCCCCGTCGCGGGGACCCGCCCGGGCGTGGAGACGTATCGGAACAACACCCTCGCGGCCCACAACGTCCTGACGGCGGCGGGCCGCGTCGGCGCGCGCGTGGTCCAGGCCTCCTCGGACGGCGCGTACGGTTTCTTCTTCGCCGCCGAGACGCCCGTCCCGGACCACCTCCCGGTCTCCGAGGAACACGCGCTTCGGCCCGAGGACGCCTACGGGCTCTCGAAGGTCGTGGCCGAGGAGATCGGCAAGACGGTCGCACGGCGCGACGGCGTCGGGGTTGCGTCGCTCCGTCCCTCGTGGATCCAGATCCCCGGCGACTACCCCTGCCGCGACGACGACTACGTGTCTGACCTGGCGGCCGGTGCGGGCAACTACTGGTCGTACGTCGATGTCCGCGACGTGGTTGACCTGGTCGAGGCCGCCCTGACCGGCGAGGTGAGAGGCCACCAGGCGTTCAACTGCGTCGGCCCGGACAACGCCCTCGGACGTCCCCTGCGCGAACTCGTGGCAGAACAGTACGGGGAGGTCCCGACGGACTGTTCGGTCACGGGGGACGCAGCCGCCTACGACACCTCGAAGGCGACGGAGTTGCTCGGCTGGGAACCCACGCGGTCGTGGCGAGACGCCGCCGACGAAACGGTCTCTCCGCCGGAGGTCTGA